In Herbinix luporum, a single window of DNA contains:
- a CDS encoding translation factor GTPase family protein has product MKKLVIGILAHVDAGKTTLAESLLYLTGSIRKFGRVDHKNAFLDNYDLERSRGITIFSKQAVISYKNLEITLLDTPGHVDFSAEMERTLQVLDYAILVISGSDGIQGHTETLWKLLSQYKIPTFLFINKMDLKVRDNQSLMDEFKEKLDEGCVDFSKGQDINILMENLALCHESLLNQYIENGSINRNSIVEAIFERKVFPCYFGSALKIDGVEELLDGLNQYTKSNKYPTDFAAKVYKISRDEQGNRLTHMKITGGLLKVKMKLTNKKESRIVSDLDHKKTWEEKVDQIRIYSGSKYYTVDQLEAGTVCAVTGLSNTFPGEGLGMEEDLNIPILKPVLTYQLILPPECNAFSVLSQLRQLEEEDPMLHIVWHEKLQEIHIQLMGEVQTEILKTLIKERFNLDVEFGPGNILYKETIEEAVVGVGHFEPLRHYAEVHLLLEPGEPGSGLIFDSKCSEDDLEGSWQRLILTHLKEKEHLGILTGSPITDIKITLIAGRAHLKHTEGGDFRQATYRAIRQGLKKAKSILLEPYYSFKLELPTENVGRAMTDIQRMKGSFDPPQINGDMALLIGNAPVATMSGYQVEVNAYTRGRGNLFCTPAGYQPCHNFEEVISKIDYDSEQDFDNPTGSVFCSHGESFLVKWDQVEEYMHIESAIWNQYLKDKAEDKAVEEDKNTEPIKNKSLSKNKDFWQEDKELEEIFTRTYGPIKQSPVYTQSRLGYENKKAQTKKAYIKTEANKKLKEYLLVDGYNIIFSWDELKELATENMDAARYRLMDILCNYQGFKKCTVILVFDAYKVKGGLGEVQKYKNINVVYTKEAETADQYIEKVTYEIAKDNHVVVATSDALEQLIILGRGAVRLSANDLKEEIIRVNTIIRQDYMDKPSNNKAYMGELLSEEWYKGSNIMKEDI; this is encoded by the coding sequence ATGAAGAAACTTGTTATAGGAATACTGGCTCATGTGGATGCAGGAAAAACCACCTTAGCAGAAAGCTTACTATATCTAACCGGTAGCATTAGAAAGTTTGGAAGAGTAGACCATAAGAATGCATTTTTAGATAATTATGACTTGGAAAGGTCAAGGGGAATTACTATATTTTCTAAGCAGGCAGTCATCTCATATAAGAATTTGGAAATTACTCTACTGGATACGCCGGGACATGTGGATTTTTCTGCAGAAATGGAGCGGACTCTGCAGGTTTTAGATTATGCTATATTAGTCATTAGCGGAAGTGACGGAATACAAGGTCATACTGAAACCTTATGGAAGTTGTTAAGTCAATATAAGATACCAACATTTTTATTTATAAATAAGATGGATCTTAAGGTTAGGGACAATCAGTCATTAATGGATGAGTTTAAGGAAAAACTTGATGAAGGATGCGTAGATTTTAGCAAAGGCCAAGATATTAATATTCTTATGGAAAACTTGGCCCTTTGTCATGAGAGTTTACTAAATCAATATATTGAAAATGGAAGTATTAATAGAAACTCTATTGTGGAGGCTATTTTTGAAAGAAAAGTATTTCCCTGCTATTTTGGCTCTGCCTTGAAAATTGATGGGGTGGAGGAATTATTAGATGGACTTAACCAATATACAAAATCTAACAAGTACCCAACTGATTTTGCTGCAAAAGTTTATAAAATATCTAGGGATGAGCAGGGAAACCGTCTTACCCATATGAAGATTACCGGCGGCCTCCTTAAGGTTAAGATGAAATTAACAAATAAAAAAGAAAGCAGAATTGTCAGTGATTTAGATCATAAGAAAACATGGGAAGAAAAGGTAGATCAGATACGAATTTATTCCGGTTCTAAATATTATACGGTAGATCAGTTAGAGGCAGGTACCGTATGTGCTGTTACCGGACTTAGTAATACTTTTCCCGGTGAGGGACTGGGTATGGAAGAAGATTTAAATATCCCTATATTAAAACCTGTACTTACCTATCAGCTTATATTACCCCCTGAATGTAATGCTTTTAGTGTACTTTCACAACTTCGCCAATTAGAAGAAGAAGATCCCATGTTACATATAGTATGGCATGAAAAGCTACAGGAAATTCATATACAACTGATGGGGGAGGTACAAACTGAAATATTAAAAACTTTAATAAAAGAACGGTTTAACCTTGATGTAGAGTTTGGACCGGGCAACATCTTATATAAAGAAACCATTGAGGAAGCGGTGGTAGGAGTAGGGCATTTTGAGCCACTTCGCCATTATGCCGAGGTTCACTTACTATTAGAGCCTGGGGAGCCGGGAAGTGGATTGATATTTGACAGTAAATGCAGTGAAGATGATTTGGAAGGTAGCTGGCAAAGACTGATTTTAACCCATTTAAAAGAAAAAGAACACCTTGGTATATTAACAGGATCACCGATTACGGATATAAAGATTACCCTTATTGCAGGCCGTGCCCATCTAAAGCATACGGAAGGGGGAGATTTCAGGCAGGCAACCTATAGGGCAATTCGTCAAGGTTTGAAAAAAGCTAAGAGCATTTTGCTGGAACCATATTATTCATTTAAATTAGAGCTACCCACGGAAAATGTAGGACGGGCTATGACGGACATTCAGAGGATGAAGGGAAGTTTTGATCCCCCACAGATAAATGGGGATATGGCCCTTCTAATCGGTAATGCTCCTGTTGCTACCATGAGCGGTTATCAGGTGGAAGTAAATGCTTATACAAGAGGAAGGGGTAATTTGTTTTGTACCCCGGCAGGATACCAGCCTTGTCATAACTTTGAAGAGGTGATTAGTAAAATAGACTATGACAGTGAGCAGGATTTTGATAATCCAACCGGGTCGGTGTTTTGTTCCCATGGGGAAAGTTTTTTGGTAAAATGGGATCAAGTTGAGGAATATATGCATATTGAAAGTGCTATTTGGAATCAGTATTTAAAAGATAAAGCAGAAGATAAGGCAGTAGAGGAAGACAAGAATACTGAGCCTATTAAGAATAAATCTTTGTCCAAGAATAAGGATTTTTGGCAAGAGGATAAAGAGCTTGAAGAAATATTTACAAGAACCTATGGTCCTATTAAGCAGAGTCCTGTATATACCCAAAGTAGATTGGGATATGAAAATAAAAAGGCTCAAACTAAAAAAGCATATATAAAGACAGAAGCCAATAAAAAGCTTAAAGAATATCTTTTAGTTGACGGATATAATATCATATTCTCCTGGGATGAGTTAAAAGAATTGGCAACTGAAAATATGGATGCGGCAAGGTATAGGCTTATGGATATCCTATGTAATTATCAAGGTTTTAAAAAATGTACGGTAATACTAGTTTTTGATGCCTATAAAGTTAAAGGGGGTCTGGGGGAAGTACAAAAATATAAAAATATTAATGTGGTCTATACCAAAGAAGCCGAAACTGCAGACCAATATATTGAAAAAGTAACATATGAAATTGCAAAGGATAATCATGTAGTTGTTGCCACATCAGATGCCTTAGAGCAATTAATAATACTGGGTAGGGGGGCAGTAAGACTTTCAGCCAATGATCTTAAGGAAGAAATTATAAGAGTAAACACCATAATCAGACAAGATTATATGGACAAGCCTTCAAATAATAAGGCATATATGGGAGAGTTACTTTCAGAAGAATGGTATAAAGGGTCTAATATTATGAAGGAAGATATATAA
- a CDS encoding DUF421 domain-containing protein: protein MNEGLVVLVRAIISFFTLLIFTRILGKEQISQLTYFDYILGITIGSIASEATVDLSSRTWPHFVGLASWAALAYIMQYITLKWRYAAKVIEGEPTIVIMKGKIMDDVLKKMKFRITDILELMRNQGIFDLNEVDYAILEPNGSLSVLKKPEYLPLTRKDMNIKAEPTGISTELVYDGVLIEENLKQMNKDKKWLMNQLKKYGIKDVSEAFLVTLNDAGSLYVDKYKDNMKKVKDIGDYKGPF from the coding sequence GTGAATGAAGGATTAGTAGTACTTGTTAGGGCAATAATTAGTTTTTTTACTCTTCTAATATTTACAAGAATATTAGGTAAAGAGCAAATTAGTCAATTAACTTATTTTGATTATATTCTTGGAATTACCATTGGTTCTATAGCTTCTGAGGCTACTGTGGACTTATCTAGTAGGACCTGGCCCCATTTTGTAGGTTTAGCCTCATGGGCAGCTTTAGCCTATATAATGCAATATATCACTTTAAAATGGAGATATGCTGCCAAGGTAATAGAAGGGGAGCCTACTATAGTTATTATGAAGGGTAAGATAATGGATGATGTTCTAAAAAAGATGAAATTCAGGATTACAGATATCCTAGAACTTATGCGTAATCAAGGAATCTTTGATTTAAATGAAGTGGATTATGCTATTTTAGAACCAAATGGAAGCCTTTCAGTACTTAAAAAACCTGAATATCTGCCCTTAACTCGAAAAGATATGAATATTAAGGCAGAACCCACTGGAATTAGCACTGAGTTAGTTTATGACGGAGTACTTATAGAGGAAAACTTAAAACAAATGAATAAAGATAAAAAGTGGCTTATGAACCAGCTTAAAAAATATGGTATTAAGGATGTATCTGAAGCGTTTTTAGTTACCTTAAATGATGCCGGCAGTTTATATGTAGATAAGTATAAAGATAATATGAAAAAGGTTAAGGATATAGGAGATTATAAAGGTCCATTTTAG
- a CDS encoding DUF4363 family protein, with product MRKFLITAIPIFILIIFICIMHSGHILKKPIGKNDDIIQSINDMIEMVNDDSWDEADSKLKDLNKAWDKVLKRVQFASERDEINSFSTCIARLRGAVMAKDKSAALMELYEADNHWRELGR from the coding sequence ATGAGGAAGTTTTTAATTACAGCAATTCCGATTTTTATCTTAATTATATTTATATGTATAATGCATAGCGGACATATTCTTAAAAAACCCATAGGTAAAAATGATGATATTATTCAGTCTATTAATGATATGATTGAAATGGTTAATGATGATTCATGGGATGAGGCTGATAGTAAACTTAAGGATTTAAACAAAGCCTGGGATAAGGTTTTAAAAAGAGTACAATTTGCTTCTGAAAGAGATGAGATTAATAGCTTTAGTACTTGTATTGCAAGACTAAGGGGAGCTGTGATGGCAAAAGATAAATCAGCTGCTTTAATGGAGTTATATGAAGCTGATAATCATTGGAGGGAACTTGGAAGATAA
- the zupT gene encoding zinc transporter ZupT produces MDFSAVIFAFLLTLFAGLSTGIGSALSLLTKKTNTKFLSIALGFSAGVMIYVSFVEIFTKAKDSLVAELGEVGGSWATVGAFFFGIFLIALIDKLIPDTENPHEIHTVEEMDGKSESHKANLMRMGMFTALAVGIHNFPEGLATFTAALGDPSLGIPIAVAIAIHNIPEGIAVAVPVFYATGSRKKAFRLSLLSGLSEPVGALIGYLLLYRFFNDITFGLIFASVAGIMVYISLDELLPAAREYGEHHLSIYGLIAGMAVMALSLLLFI; encoded by the coding sequence ATGGATTTTTCAGCGGTAATTTTTGCTTTTTTACTGACACTTTTTGCAGGTCTTTCTACAGGAATAGGAAGTGCACTTTCCCTATTAACGAAGAAAACTAATACTAAATTTCTTTCTATAGCCTTGGGTTTTTCTGCAGGTGTTATGATATATGTATCTTTTGTTGAAATATTTACCAAAGCTAAAGATTCATTAGTAGCAGAACTAGGGGAAGTTGGCGGAAGCTGGGCAACCGTAGGTGCATTTTTCTTTGGTATTTTTTTAATCGCCTTAATAGACAAGTTAATACCGGATACAGAAAATCCCCATGAAATTCATACCGTAGAGGAGATGGACGGAAAAAGTGAATCTCACAAAGCTAATCTTATGAGGATGGGTATGTTTACAGCCTTAGCAGTAGGTATACATAACTTTCCTGAGGGATTAGCCACATTTACAGCTGCTTTAGGTGATCCTAGTCTTGGTATTCCCATTGCTGTAGCCATAGCAATACATAATATACCGGAAGGTATTGCTGTTGCAGTTCCGGTATTTTATGCCACAGGAAGCAGGAAAAAAGCTTTTAGACTATCCTTGTTATCCGGGCTTTCAGAACCTGTAGGTGCCTTAATAGGATATTTGCTTTTGTACCGCTTTTTCAATGATATTACTTTTGGATTAATCTTTGCTTCTGTTGCAGGTATTATGGTTTATATAAGTCTGGATGAATTACTACCTGCAGCAAGGGAATATGGTGAACATCACCTGTCTATTTATGGATTAATAGCCGGAATGGCTGTTATGGCCTTAAGTCTATTACTGTTTATTTAA
- a CDS encoding MBOAT family O-acyltransferase, which produces MKNSKYAKLPMISSVIVSIGSLVFFKYSNFLINNLNNFFSLNIPIMDIALPIGISFYTFQILSYNIDLYRKDTKVQKNILYFATYVSLFPQLIAGPIVRYSNVEAELSQRKHSIEKIAYGISRFIIGLSKKVLLANNLGELEKIFSLSNEKTVLFYWISTIAFTLQIYFDFSGYSDMAIGLGRIFGFHFQENFNYPFISKSITEFWRRWHISLGTWFRDYVYIPMGGNRVSKLKWIRNILIVWFLTGIWHGAEWNFVFWGLYFALLLVLEKLCFNKILARLPAVINHIYVMFLVILSFAIFNGQGIGEVKEILMGLFGGLEIPLYNQVTIYYLKSYGIVFIIAIIASTPLATYIIKKLNTYSLGKKIINLLQPIVISVLLLLVTGYLVDGSFNPFLYFRF; this is translated from the coding sequence ATGAAGAACAGTAAATATGCTAAATTGCCTATGATTTCTTCAGTTATAGTAAGTATCGGAAGTCTAGTATTTTTTAAATATTCTAATTTTTTAATAAATAATTTAAATAACTTCTTTTCACTTAATATACCGATTATGGACATAGCCCTGCCCATAGGCATTAGCTTTTATACCTTTCAGATATTGTCTTATAATATTGATCTATATCGTAAGGATACTAAGGTGCAGAAAAATATTTTATATTTTGCAACCTATGTATCTCTTTTCCCACAACTTATAGCCGGCCCTATAGTTAGGTATTCCAATGTAGAAGCAGAACTTTCACAAAGAAAACATTCCATAGAAAAAATTGCATATGGTATAAGCCGTTTTATTATTGGACTGTCAAAAAAGGTTCTTTTGGCCAATAATCTTGGAGAGTTAGAAAAGATATTTTCACTTTCTAATGAAAAAACTGTATTGTTTTATTGGATATCTACTATAGCTTTCACTTTGCAGATTTATTTTGATTTTTCAGGTTATAGTGATATGGCCATAGGTTTAGGCCGAATATTTGGTTTTCATTTTCAGGAGAACTTTAACTATCCATTTATATCAAAATCTATCACTGAGTTTTGGAGAAGATGGCATATATCTCTTGGAACCTGGTTTAGGGATTATGTATATATACCCATGGGGGGAAATCGTGTCAGTAAATTAAAATGGATAAGAAATATCCTTATAGTATGGTTTTTGACAGGTATTTGGCATGGGGCAGAGTGGAACTTTGTATTTTGGGGTTTGTATTTTGCCCTGCTTTTAGTTTTGGAAAAATTGTGTTTTAATAAAATCCTAGCCAGACTACCTGCTGTAATAAATCATATATATGTAATGTTTTTAGTAATTTTAAGTTTTGCTATATTTAATGGACAGGGCATAGGAGAGGTTAAAGAAATACTTATGGGCCTGTTTGGTGGCTTAGAAATACCTTTATATAATCAGGTAACAATATATTATCTAAAAAGTTATGGGATAGTTTTTATTATAGCTATAATAGCCTCTACCCCCTTAGCTACTTATATTATTAAAAAGCTTAATACTTATAGTTTAGGTAAAAAAATAATTAATCTATTACAACCTATAGTAATTTCAGTTTTACTTTTGCTTGTAACAGGATATCTGGTGGATGGATCATTTAATCCATTTTTATATTTTAGATTTTAA
- a CDS encoding MATE family efflux transporter, whose product MKTETNFLEGKESKVIISFAIPMIIGNIFQQLYNVADTIIVGKFIGPEALAAVGSAFSIMVLLTSIIFGLCMGSSAVFSYLYGMKDIENLKNSFFTSFCFIGIISLLINIASLVFIDEIISFINIPEEIIIDTKKYLQIIFYGIVLTYLYNYFTAVMRSMGNSITPLIFLIISALINILLDIVFVVPLDMGIAGAAYATIIAQMFSGIGLCIYCIVKVPQFRFKRRHLHFNKKILKMITNNSVLSSIQQSIMNFGILLIQGLVNSFGVSVMAAFTAVVKIESFAYMPVQDFGNAFSIFVAQNKGAGQLKRIHKGIRSALKIITIYCLIITSFILIFAKPLLYIFINKDKIEILNIGTQYLYIVAVFYCLIGYLFMFYGLFRGYGRPEVSIILTIASLGTRVALAYTLSAIPWIGILGIWWSIPIGWAIADIIGLIMVKFLLKKP is encoded by the coding sequence ATGAAGACGGAAACGAATTTTCTTGAAGGTAAAGAATCTAAGGTTATAATTAGTTTTGCCATACCAATGATAATTGGCAATATATTTCAACAATTATATAATGTTGCAGATACTATTATAGTTGGAAAATTCATTGGCCCTGAGGCTTTAGCGGCTGTGGGCAGCGCTTTTTCTATAATGGTATTACTTACATCTATTATATTTGGTCTTTGTATGGGCAGTAGTGCTGTATTTTCCTATCTGTATGGTATGAAGGACATTGAAAATTTAAAGAACAGTTTTTTTACTTCATTTTGTTTTATTGGAATCATAAGCTTATTAATAAATATCGCATCATTAGTTTTTATCGATGAAATAATATCCTTTATAAATATCCCTGAGGAGATAATCATAGATACAAAAAAATATCTGCAAATAATATTTTACGGAATCGTCTTAACATATCTTTATAATTACTTTACAGCAGTTATGCGAAGTATGGGAAATTCCATAACACCCCTTATCTTCCTAATAATATCAGCTCTTATTAATATCCTGCTAGATATAGTATTTGTAGTACCCTTAGATATGGGTATAGCCGGTGCAGCTTATGCTACAATAATAGCTCAAATGTTTTCGGGCATTGGCCTTTGCATATACTGTATAGTAAAGGTTCCTCAATTTAGATTTAAAAGAAGGCATCTTCATTTTAATAAAAAAATATTGAAAATGATTACAAACAACTCGGTACTATCAAGTATTCAACAATCAATTATGAATTTTGGTATTTTACTTATTCAGGGACTAGTAAATAGCTTTGGAGTCTCAGTAATGGCTGCATTTACAGCTGTTGTTAAAATTGAAAGTTTCGCTTATATGCCTGTACAGGACTTTGGAAATGCTTTTTCTATCTTTGTTGCTCAAAATAAGGGAGCCGGACAACTTAAACGAATTCATAAAGGTATCCGGTCCGCCCTAAAAATAATTACTATATATTGCCTTATTATTACTAGCTTTATACTAATATTTGCCAAACCCTTATTATATATATTCATAAATAAAGATAAAATAGAGATATTGAATATCGGAACTCAATATCTCTATATAGTAGCAGTATTTTATTGTTTAATCGGATATCTATTTATGTTCTATGGTTTATTTCGAGGATATGGAAGACCGGAAGTATCCATTATTCTTACCATAGCCAGCCTGGGTACCCGGGTTGCCCTAGCTTATACCCTTTCAGCCATACCTTGGATTGGTATCCTTGGTATATGGTGGTCAATTCCCATTGGCTGGGCTATAGCTGATATTATAGGTTTAATTATGGTCAAATTCCTCCTAAAAAAACCTTAA
- a CDS encoding MFS transporter, producing the protein MYLLLLTIIYMAFISLGLPDSLLGSAWPVMYEELNVSMSYAGIITMIISGGTIVTSLLSGRLTRKLGTGLVTALSVMLTAVALFGFSVSNSFILLCLWAIPYGIGAGAVDAALNNYVALHYSSRHMSWLHCFWGVGVTISPFIMSYSLKGGYGWNRGYGFVFIIQIILTVILFISLPLWKDKKTLANSQKDQEKVLSLPQILKIPGVKIVLITFLAYCGLEATTGLWASSYLVEFRGIDAETAARFSSLFYMGITLGRFLSGFIADRFGDKILIRYGIIIIIFGVVFLGLPTENTMVSLIGLIIIGFGCAPVYPSIIHSTPANFGSNNSQSIIGVEMASAYIGTTFMPPLFGLIADKINIGLYPIYLIIFAILILIMSEILNKIVSNQKN; encoded by the coding sequence ATGTACTTGCTTTTACTTACTATTATTTATATGGCTTTTATAAGTCTGGGGCTTCCGGATTCCCTTCTTGGTTCAGCTTGGCCGGTTATGTACGAAGAGTTAAATGTATCAATGTCTTATGCCGGAATAATAACTATGATAATTTCCGGAGGAACAATTGTAACTAGTCTTTTATCCGGTAGACTTACAAGAAAATTAGGTACCGGTCTGGTTACGGCACTTAGCGTAATGCTAACGGCAGTGGCCTTATTTGGTTTTTCTGTTTCTAATTCATTTATATTACTTTGTCTTTGGGCTATTCCCTACGGAATAGGTGCGGGAGCGGTTGATGCTGCTTTAAACAATTATGTTGCCCTACATTATTCTTCCCGACATATGAGTTGGCTCCATTGTTTTTGGGGAGTGGGAGTCACTATCAGTCCTTTTATTATGAGTTATAGTCTAAAAGGGGGATATGGATGGAACAGGGGCTATGGTTTTGTTTTTATAATACAGATAATACTTACAGTTATTCTTTTTATAAGTCTTCCCCTTTGGAAAGATAAAAAGACCTTGGCAAACAGCCAAAAAGATCAAGAAAAAGTATTAAGCCTTCCACAAATACTTAAAATTCCAGGAGTTAAGATAGTACTTATTACTTTTCTTGCCTACTGTGGCTTAGAGGCCACAACAGGCTTATGGGCCAGTAGTTATCTTGTGGAATTTCGTGGTATTGATGCAGAAACTGCTGCCAGGTTTTCCTCCTTGTTTTATATGGGTATAACTTTGGGAAGATTTCTCTCTGGCTTTATTGCTGACAGATTTGGAGATAAGATCCTTATTCGATACGGAATAATAATTATTATCTTTGGAGTAGTCTTCCTAGGCCTTCCCACAGAAAATACTATGGTCAGTTTAATAGGTCTTATTATAATAGGTTTTGGTTGCGCTCCGGTATATCCGTCTATTATTCATTCAACTCCTGCTAATTTTGGATCAAACAATTCCCAATCCATAATAGGAGTAGAAATGGCCAGTGCCTATATCGGAACCACCTTTATGCCCCCATTATTTGGGCTGATTGCTGATAAAATAAATATTGGATTATATCCTATATATCTTATAATATTTGCCATATTAATACTTATAATGAGTGAGATCTTAAATAAAATAGTTTCTAATCAAAAAAATTAA
- a CDS encoding DHHW family protein, with product MKNQIKNYIIIALFIIITYGLMLINIFKPDNEISYSERRRLLQEPSFTLQSFISGDYFTAYEKYALDQFPFRDKIRGLKAFTSYYIFKQKDNNSLYIVDGYINKIEYPLNEKAIINAANKINEVYNKYLQGMNVSYAIIPDKNYFLADKKGHLSMDYDKLIQVMNGNIMNMNYIDLFEQLTIDDYYKTDIHWRQDKLIELTEYLLRSMGNELSLTKDEFSKISLYPFYGSYYGQAALNIKADTLIYLTNEMIESALVYDHIDKTYSKIYNKDRFNTVDSYDIFLSGAKSLLTIYNPKALNNKELIIFRDSFGSSIAPLMLKGYSKITLVDLRYLSTDLLSNYIDFSTNQDVLFLYNIVILNNSYMLK from the coding sequence ATGAAAAATCAGATAAAAAACTATATAATAATTGCCCTTTTTATCATAATAACTTACGGACTTATGCTGATAAATATTTTTAAACCGGATAATGAAATTTCATATAGTGAGAGGCGAAGACTTTTACAAGAACCGTCTTTTACTTTGCAGAGTTTTATAAGTGGTGATTATTTTACGGCTTATGAAAAATATGCCCTAGATCAATTTCCATTTCGAGATAAGATAAGAGGTTTAAAAGCATTTACAAGTTATTATATATTTAAGCAAAAAGATAATAATTCTTTGTATATAGTTGATGGATATATAAATAAAATTGAGTATCCCCTAAATGAAAAAGCTATTATAAATGCAGCCAATAAGATAAATGAAGTCTATAATAAATATCTTCAAGGTATGAATGTAAGTTATGCAATAATTCCTGATAAGAATTATTTTCTGGCTGATAAAAAGGGGCATCTGTCCATGGACTATGATAAGTTAATACAAGTAATGAATGGGAATATAATGAATATGAACTATATAGATTTATTTGAGCAACTTACAATAGATGACTATTATAAGACTGATATTCATTGGAGACAAGATAAACTTATTGAGCTGACAGAATATTTACTTAGAAGTATGGGCAATGAATTAAGTTTAACTAAGGATGAATTTAGTAAAATAAGTTTATATCCTTTTTATGGTTCATATTATGGTCAGGCAGCTTTAAATATAAAAGCTGATACTCTTATTTATCTGACTAATGAGATGATAGAAAGTGCCTTGGTATATGACCATATTGATAAGACCTATAGTAAAATTTATAATAAAGATAGATTTAATACAGTTGATTCCTATGATATATTTCTTTCAGGAGCAAAATCCCTCCTTACAATATATAATCCTAAAGCTTTAAATAATAAGGAGCTGATTATATTTAGAGACTCCTTTGGCAGTAGTATAGCACCACTTATGCTTAAAGGATATAGCAAAATAACCCTAGTTGATCTTAGATACTTAAGTACAGATTTACTCTCTAATTATATTGACTTTTCTACAAATCAAGATGTTTTATTTTTATATAATATAGTTATTTTAAATAATAGCTATATGTTAAAATAA
- a CDS encoding endo-1,4-beta-xylanase, with amino-acid sequence MRQMVKKLRVFLLLLSILIVIGGCKKKDKNPDEVINPVEDNKQDTGNEDSEPTPGEDDTNNNDQEDNTEDEKPKDDYNPSELPLVEGGIKGVYAKHNLQAGTCINGFVINNYSDHIIENYNSVTLENDMKPEAILNHDKSIKSGDIVVEYPERTIEQLEWAKKNNMKVRGHVLVWYSQTPQWIFHEKFDTSKKMVDKDTMLSRMESYLKQNFKILDELGYSDIFYAYDIVNEAIMDDGSLRDCPWKQIIGDDYIWHAFNYAKKYAPKHIKLYYNDYNEQFKTDAVVKLAKSLVDDKGNSLIDGIGCQAHLYTEDSIDKYMKTLEAFSATGLDVQITEIDVSLGTWQNILQPTEENLKKQGQYYYKLVSSIIEANKAGTTNVSGITFWGISDGASWRRDRSPLLFDEDLKPKYAYFGAVLDYDHSGH; translated from the coding sequence ATGAGACAAATGGTAAAAAAATTAAGGGTTTTTCTCTTATTATTATCTATTTTGATAGTCATAGGAGGATGTAAAAAGAAGGACAAAAACCCAGATGAAGTGATTAATCCTGTTGAGGATAATAAGCAAGATACCGGTAATGAAGACAGTGAACCCACACCCGGGGAAGATGATACCAATAATAATGACCAAGAAGATAATACCGAAGATGAAAAGCCAAAAGATGATTATAACCCCAGTGAACTTCCCTTGGTTGAAGGTGGAATAAAAGGGGTTTATGCAAAACATAATTTGCAGGCTGGCACTTGCATAAATGGATTTGTAATTAATAATTATTCTGATCATATTATAGAAAATTATAATAGTGTAACCCTAGAAAATGATATGAAACCGGAAGCTATACTAAATCATGATAAGAGTATTAAAAGCGGAGATATTGTTGTAGAATATCCGGAAAGAACTATTGAACAGCTAGAATGGGCTAAGAAGAATAATATGAAAGTAAGGGGCCACGTTCTTGTATGGTATAGCCAAACCCCTCAATGGATTTTCCATGAGAAATTTGATACCAGTAAGAAAATGGTCGACAAAGATACAATGCTATCTAGAATGGAAAGCTATTTAAAACAAAATTTCAAAATCTTAGATGAACTGGGTTACTCAGATATTTTTTATGCCTATGATATTGTAAATGAAGCAATTATGGATGACGGTTCTTTAAGAGATTGCCCATGGAAGCAGATTATAGGGGATGATTATATATGGCATGCATTTAATTATGCAAAAAAATATGCACCCAAGCATATAAAACTTTATTATAATGACTATAACGAGCAATTTAAGACCGATGCAGTAGTTAAATTGGCAAAATCATTAGTAGATGATAAGGGTAATTCTTTAATTGACGGAATCGGATGTCAAGCCCATTTATATACTGAAGATTCTATCGATAAATATATGAAGACCTTAGAAGCCTTTAGTGCTACAGGATTAGATGTACAAATCACTGAAATTGACGTAAGCTTAGGTACATGGCAGAATATTCTTCAACCTACAGAGGAAAATCTTAAGAAACAGGGACAATATTACTACAAACTTGTAAGTAGTATAATTGAAGCTAATAAGGCTGGAACTACCAATGTAAGCGGCATTACTTTCTGGGGTATTTCAGACGGAGCATCATGGAGAAGGGATCGTAGCCCTCTGCTATTTGATGAAGATTTGAAACCAAAGTATGCTTACTTTGGAGCAGTTTTAGACTACGATCACTCCGGTCATTAA